The proteins below come from a single uncultured Carboxylicivirga sp. genomic window:
- a CDS encoding 6-bladed beta-propeller translates to MIKYVVVIISFILFLGCTNLPSKKTRYSQPQIDSLHIDSVAVLNTEIDSIIKINLNPFLKKQSFSFGQNIKEIKLIPLETSKECLLDEIRKIIITDSCIYVHDDFKGGGVVIFDINGRFIRRIPHGNGPGELNRMYDMDFDEEKQELVIYEHSFFVFYNSTGHYKRQQRLAFDFHNFIVTRNGYMFKINNEQDNNHLGKFCDFRMVLTNKDLRLISIGLPSKKTDVNLENKSYLYKNNDSIYITQKFIDTIYTYDSDFNQLKARYLLDYSNKKMPFANTVGKWKNFNENAKENDYYFFLGRYIDVKNHQVFFLHNWHVGATTVIYRDKESGNLIGGTQANYDINEIPPIAFPISFDRDYFISWYLPSNNDLFATKSTIISKSDKEKIKDLTVEDNPVVVLFKLKKF, encoded by the coding sequence ATGATTAAGTATGTTGTTGTAATTATTAGTTTTATTCTATTTCTAGGATGTACAAACTTACCATCAAAAAAAACTAGGTATTCTCAACCACAAATTGATTCTTTACACATCGATTCGGTGGCAGTTTTAAACACTGAAATTGATTCTATAATTAAAATAAATTTAAATCCTTTCCTTAAGAAACAATCGTTTAGCTTTGGCCAAAATATTAAAGAAATAAAGCTTATACCTCTTGAAACTAGTAAGGAGTGTCTGCTTGATGAAATTAGAAAGATAATTATTACCGATTCCTGTATTTATGTCCATGATGATTTTAAAGGAGGAGGAGTTGTTATTTTTGATATTAATGGCAGGTTTATTAGGCGAATACCACATGGTAATGGGCCTGGAGAGCTTAATCGAATGTATGATATGGATTTTGATGAAGAAAAGCAAGAATTAGTAATTTATGAACATTCGTTTTTTGTTTTTTATAATTCTACTGGACATTATAAGAGACAGCAACGATTGGCTTTCGATTTTCATAACTTTATAGTAACTAGAAATGGTTATATGTTCAAGATAAACAATGAACAGGATAATAATCATCTGGGAAAATTTTGTGATTTTCGAATGGTGTTAACCAATAAAGATTTAAGATTAATATCGATAGGATTACCTTCTAAGAAAACAGATGTTAATCTTGAAAACAAAAGTTATCTTTATAAAAATAATGATTCAATTTACATAACACAGAAATTCATAGATACCATTTATACATACGATAGTGATTTCAATCAATTGAAAGCAAGATATCTCCTTGACTATAGTAATAAGAAGATGCCGTTTGCTAATACTGTAGGTAAATGGAAAAATTTTAATGAGAATGCAAAGGAAAATGATTATTATTTTTTCCTAGGTAGATACATAGATGTAAAAAATCATCAAGTATTTTTTCTACATAATTGGCATGTAGGTGCAACAACAGTTATATATAGAGATAAAGAATCTGGAAATTTAATTGGAGGCACACAAGCTAATTATGATATAAATGAAATTCCGCCAATTGCATTTCCTATTTCTTTTGATCGAGACTATTTTATTTCTTGGTATTTGCCTAGTAATAATGATTTATTTGCAACTAAAAGTACAATAATTTCTAAATCAGACAAAGAGAAAATAAAAGATCTCACTGTTGAAGATAATCCAGTTGTAGTACTATTCAAATTAAAAAAATTCTGA
- a CDS encoding glycosyltransferase family 39 protein: MKFNIETLFRSGLFWSLLLGLTLRNLYLEFNSNLVYIFDTVSYTYAAENILHGLIDNFRTPFYPFILSLIKMINPLEYFENVLIFQHIVSYLSIIPFYFACKIIFKNKVLSVICSIFYSAFPYLLYYNYCVYPESLFISFIVLFLFFMISYLEKPAKWNIIGSGVIIFLLVMIKPAGILFYGIVGFVLLFRFLIKNTYKKMIFSFAISIIGILGYCTLNYVQNDYWGLSIVTQDNNFLNVIHSKAYRLVSDEKFANTIDTCISKGDYTTMHWMHNEHDIIQEKLATFPVIYPDNEFMKSLRKLPYNNLGYNRDTVAPLISDAMKTSVYIKYMFEKVFIFSNRTFFSCKGYYYILIIALLFLTTIVRIFIFKEILEYNVFLLLTTILIVMLTIVGGVDDSTWERVLLPVIPFIILLLGSIISDCITIVVKSRERVLPVKKY; encoded by the coding sequence ATGAAATTCAATATTGAAACATTGTTCAGATCCGGATTATTTTGGAGTCTTCTTTTGGGATTAACCTTGCGTAATTTGTATCTTGAATTCAATTCAAATCTTGTATATATTTTTGATACAGTATCCTATACATATGCAGCTGAAAATATTCTTCACGGTTTGATTGATAATTTCAGAACTCCGTTTTATCCTTTTATTTTGTCATTGATAAAGATGATTAATCCTTTGGAGTATTTCGAGAATGTGTTGATCTTCCAGCATATTGTATCTTATCTAAGCATCATTCCGTTTTACTTTGCATGTAAGATTATTTTTAAAAATAAAGTATTGTCTGTAATCTGTTCAATATTTTATAGTGCCTTTCCCTATTTGCTTTATTATAATTATTGTGTTTATCCCGAATCACTATTTATTTCTTTTATTGTATTGTTTCTTTTTTTTATGATTTCTTATTTGGAGAAACCTGCGAAATGGAATATTATTGGATCAGGAGTAATCATTTTTCTGCTGGTTATGATTAAACCGGCCGGGATTCTGTTTTATGGTATTGTAGGTTTTGTTCTGCTGTTTAGGTTCCTTATTAAAAATACTTACAAGAAGATGATCTTCTCATTTGCCATAAGTATAATTGGGATATTGGGCTATTGTACACTAAATTATGTACAAAATGATTATTGGGGATTATCAATAGTTACCCAGGATAATAACTTTCTCAATGTGATACATAGTAAGGCATATCGGTTAGTGTCTGATGAGAAATTTGCAAATACAATAGACACATGTATTTCGAAAGGAGATTATACTACAATGCATTGGATGCACAATGAACATGATATAATACAGGAAAAGCTGGCTACTTTTCCTGTTATCTATCCTGATAATGAGTTTATGAAATCCTTGAGGAAATTGCCATATAATAATTTAGGGTATAACAGAGATACTGTGGCACCATTGATTAGTGATGCTATGAAAACATCTGTATATATAAAGTACATGTTTGAAAAGGTATTTATTTTTTCGAATCGTACCTTTTTTAGCTGTAAAGGGTATTATTACATACTTATCATTGCACTTTTATTTCTTACAACAATAGTTCGGATATTTATCTTTAAAGAAATCCTTGAGTATAACGTTTTTTTATTGTTAACTACCATTCTAATTGTGATGTTAACCATTGTTGGGGGTGTTGATGATAGCACTTGGGAACGGGTTCTTTTACCTGTGATTCCTTTTATTATTCTACTACTTGGAAGTATTATTAGTGATTGCATAACAATAGTAGTAAAATCTAGAGAAAGAGTACTTCCAGTAAAAAAATATTGA
- a CDS encoding sugar-binding domain-containing protein: protein MKPINMLLGTIFLVLNISCKKKFVDNNQPPGRTTKNFNFNWKFNKGDINNGESTELNDSLWLDIDLPHDWGIKESFSEEWASGTGYLPGGIGWYRKSFFVDKEEEGRKVFIYFGGISNNSTVWVNGNEVGYRPNGYVSFYYDISDYLDYGKDNLIAIKVNHSEFADSRWYTGSGIYRNVQLISTYPLYIKKWGVYAVANNVSKKHATVQVETNLINEFSKDFNVEIENYLLFGNDTIANNNQQVLIGSGEESIITQNIEADNPRLWSPETPDLYQLHTSIKKDGIELDKQVTTLGIRKIEYSADKGMFLNDHLIKLKGVCLHQDGGCLGVAVPDKVWAYRLNLLKEMGCNALRLAHNAFSSEFMDLCDQMGFLVIDEMYDEWELPKRKWVQGRNNGTPSLKGTSGYFNDWYEVDVTDQVLRNRNHPSIIMWSIGNEIEYPTDPYSHPILNSDENTIKWAHYNPQLPNATRLGKIARELSFCIKKLDASRPVTAGLALSVLATKIGYADALDVVGYNYQTGSYDSDHSKFPERIMYASEANMDYESWEYVVDHENFLGQFLWKGFDFIGEAYSFPSHSRPTGLIDLIGDVRSEYYYRKSLWCENPMVHLTTIKASDIKDDNFRNRAKYLPVWDYLPQDLINVYCYTNCKEVELFLNNHSLGKMTISKDDKNIAKWIIPFNAGRLKVVGKDKNGKVYIDYLQTPDTSSIKIIETSDCNALVANGKDYLQVYVSLSDKNNIPLTSKDINIVCTIDGPLQFVCMGDANTDNTEKYSDQSQSTYRGRLVAYFKSADRAGVAKINFKGEGFDAKAEMEINIIEQ, encoded by the coding sequence ATGAAGCCAATTAATATGCTATTGGGAACCATCTTTCTAGTCTTAAATATATCTTGTAAGAAGAAATTTGTTGATAATAATCAACCTCCAGGGCGAACAACAAAAAATTTTAATTTCAATTGGAAGTTTAATAAAGGAGATATAAATAATGGGGAATCCACGGAATTGAATGATTCATTATGGTTGGATATTGATTTGCCACATGATTGGGGTATAAAAGAGTCTTTTAGTGAAGAGTGGGCCAGCGGTACAGGTTATCTTCCCGGAGGCATTGGGTGGTACCGAAAATCTTTTTTTGTTGATAAGGAGGAAGAAGGGAGGAAGGTATTTATTTATTTCGGGGGGATTTCAAATAATAGTACTGTTTGGGTTAATGGTAATGAAGTTGGATATCGCCCTAATGGATATGTTTCTTTTTATTATGATATTAGTGATTACCTTGATTATGGGAAAGACAATCTAATTGCCATAAAGGTTAATCATTCCGAGTTTGCCGATTCAAGATGGTATACTGGTTCCGGTATTTATCGAAATGTACAATTAATTTCAACTTATCCACTTTATATTAAAAAATGGGGCGTTTATGCGGTTGCCAATAATGTTTCAAAGAAGCATGCAACAGTGCAGGTTGAAACCAACTTAATAAATGAATTCTCAAAAGACTTTAATGTTGAAATTGAAAATTACCTTTTATTTGGTAACGATACTATTGCTAATAATAATCAGCAGGTTTTGATCGGTTCAGGAGAGGAAAGTATAATTACCCAGAATATTGAAGCAGATAATCCAAGGCTTTGGTCGCCTGAAACACCGGATCTTTACCAACTTCACACCAGTATAAAAAAAGATGGTATTGAGCTTGATAAACAGGTAACAACTTTGGGAATTAGAAAGATTGAGTATTCGGCTGATAAAGGGATGTTTCTTAATGATCATCTAATAAAACTAAAAGGGGTTTGTTTGCATCAGGATGGAGGCTGTTTGGGTGTTGCAGTACCAGATAAGGTTTGGGCGTATCGTTTAAATCTTCTAAAAGAAATGGGCTGCAATGCGCTTCGTTTGGCTCATAATGCATTTTCATCTGAGTTTATGGATTTGTGCGACCAAATGGGATTTTTGGTCATTGATGAAATGTATGATGAATGGGAACTACCTAAACGAAAGTGGGTACAAGGCAGAAATAATGGTACGCCATCATTAAAGGGTACTTCCGGTTATTTTAACGATTGGTATGAGGTTGATGTAACAGATCAGGTTCTTAGAAACAGGAATCACCCTTCCATTATCATGTGGAGTATTGGTAATGAAATTGAGTATCCTACCGATCCGTATTCGCATCCGATACTAAACAGTGATGAGAACACAATTAAGTGGGCTCATTATAATCCGCAGTTACCTAACGCTACAAGGTTAGGTAAAATTGCTCGTGAACTGTCTTTCTGCATAAAAAAGCTGGATGCATCACGGCCTGTTACGGCAGGATTAGCATTGAGTGTGTTGGCAACCAAAATTGGCTATGCCGATGCTTTAGATGTGGTTGGATACAATTATCAAACAGGAAGCTATGATTCCGATCATAGTAAATTTCCTGAAAGGATTATGTATGCCAGCGAGGCAAATATGGACTATGAATCGTGGGAATATGTTGTGGATCATGAAAATTTTCTTGGACAGTTTTTATGGAAAGGTTTTGATTTTATAGGAGAAGCTTATTCATTTCCTTCTCATAGCCGTCCTACCGGACTAATTGATTTGATTGGAGATGTGCGTAGTGAGTATTATTATAGAAAAAGTTTATGGTGTGAAAATCCTATGGTTCATTTAACAACCATAAAAGCTTCTGATATTAAAGATGATAATTTTAGAAATCGTGCAAAGTACCTTCCTGTTTGGGACTATTTACCACAAGACTTGATTAATGTTTACTGTTATACTAATTGTAAGGAAGTTGAATTATTTCTAAATAATCATTCATTAGGGAAAATGACTATATCAAAGGATGATAAAAATATAGCAAAATGGATAATTCCTTTTAATGCAGGTAGGCTAAAAGTTGTTGGGAAGGATAAAAATGGTAAAGTGTATATTGACTATTTGCAAACGCCTGATACATCTTCTATAAAAATAATAGAAACATCAGATTGCAATGCCCTGGTTGCTAATGGTAAAGATTATTTGCAGGTTTATGTATCATTAAGCGATAAAAATAACATACCGCTAACTTCGAAGGATATAAATATTGTTTGTACGATTGATGGACCTTTACAATTTGTTTGCATGGGTGACGCAAATACTGATAACACTGAAAAATACAGTGATCAAAGTCAATCTACTTATCGAGGGCGTTTGGTTGCCTATTTCAAATCGGCGGATAGAGCGGGGGTAGCCAAAATAAATTTCAAAGGGGAAGGATTTGATGCTAAAGCTGAAATGGAAATTAATATTATTGAACAGTAA
- a CDS encoding glycosyltransferase family 2 protein — protein MEYQLELTVLMPCLNEEETLGICIKKAKDAIEKHNLLAEILIADNGSTDSSIEIATELGARVINVDEKGYGSALIAGIQQAQGEYIIMGDADDSYDFGDIMKFVSKLGEGNDLVMGNRFKGGIEKGAMPFLHRYLGNPVLSFIGRLFFKSAIKDFHCGLRGFNRTAILGIGLCTTGMEFASEMVVKSVLNNLTIAEVPVKLYPDGRSRAPHLRTWHDGWRHLRFLLLYSPKWLFLYPGFIITFLGVLITSMLCFGPVSLGTITFDIHTMLYSAMAAVMGWQVIAFYFQAKMLAVQSNLIEEPVWLMRFKKWFSLEKGIIAGFVLMLLGCMLTGYSFLIWDKNNFGNLQPTEVFRVVIPAVASLVLGVQLIFNSFFVSILDLKAINHSLVYLNKSIVIKSEMQIYCLNQ, from the coding sequence ATGGAATATCAACTGGAATTAACTGTATTAATGCCCTGCCTGAATGAAGAAGAAACCCTTGGGATATGTATAAAAAAGGCGAAGGATGCGATTGAAAAGCATAATCTGTTGGCCGAGATTTTAATAGCGGATAATGGTAGTACTGATTCGTCAATTGAAATAGCAACAGAATTGGGTGCACGTGTTATTAATGTTGACGAAAAAGGGTATGGTAGTGCGCTGATTGCAGGCATTCAACAGGCTCAGGGAGAATATATTATTATGGGTGATGCTGACGATAGTTATGACTTTGGCGATATTATGAAGTTTGTTAGCAAACTAGGAGAAGGAAACGATTTGGTAATGGGCAACCGATTTAAAGGAGGCATTGAAAAAGGAGCTATGCCCTTTTTACACCGCTATCTGGGTAATCCTGTTCTTTCTTTTATTGGACGATTGTTTTTTAAAAGTGCGATAAAAGATTTTCATTGTGGTTTACGTGGTTTTAATCGTACTGCTATATTGGGTATAGGGTTGTGTACCACTGGAATGGAATTTGCTTCTGAGATGGTGGTTAAATCTGTTCTAAACAATTTGACCATTGCTGAAGTTCCTGTTAAACTCTATCCTGATGGCAGAAGCCGTGCACCGCATTTACGTACCTGGCACGATGGCTGGCGGCATTTACGTTTTCTTCTCTTATACAGCCCTAAGTGGTTATTTCTATATCCAGGGTTCATTATTACATTTTTAGGGGTACTTATTACTTCAATGCTTTGTTTTGGACCCGTAAGTTTGGGTACAATTACCTTTGATATTCATACTATGCTCTACTCTGCTATGGCAGCCGTTATGGGATGGCAGGTTATCGCATTTTATTTTCAGGCAAAAATGTTAGCCGTTCAATCAAATCTGATTGAAGAACCCGTTTGGTTGATGCGGTTTAAAAAGTGGTTCTCACTCGAAAAGGGAATAATAGCCGGTTTTGTATTGATGCTTTTAGGCTGTATGCTTACAGGTTACAGTTTTTTAATCTGGGATAAAAACAACTTTGGCAATCTTCAACCTACCGAAGTATTTAGAGTGGTTATTCCGGCAGTAGCCAGTTTAGTACTTGGGGTACAACTTATCTTCAATAGCTTTTTTGTAAGTATTTTAGATTTAAAAGCAATAAACCATTCATTAGTTTATTTGAATAAATCAATTGTAATTAAAAGTGAAATGCAAATTTATTGTTTAAATCAATAA
- the lepB gene encoding signal peptidase I: protein MKVKKFLKRILYSFMVLLVGFGIRLFVFGVYMVDSGSMEETYYKGDVVLVNKLAYGARLSMKLGDLPLLSIFNHQFGINDLNIRVFPLGSINHGDVIVFNQPNNLEKYVKRCTGLPGDSFEIKHNVIYIDGKVQKDPEAVRYSYKISVNNGILPFDTLKKYGVNTYGHLWREGNEEHYTLSKSEVEMLKECSSVHKIEIDDYPKGAPGPKLFPSGRYKYTRENFGPVIIPSKGMTILLDSANIYFYSDIIVRYEHNNLRIENSEIYINDKKKKYYTFQQDYFFAMGDNRYQSYDSRYWGFVPEINVMGKVSCVLF, encoded by the coding sequence ATGAAAGTAAAGAAGTTCCTAAAACGTATATTATATTCTTTTATGGTTTTATTGGTGGGATTCGGTATTCGTCTTTTTGTATTTGGCGTTTATATGGTTGATTCCGGAAGTATGGAAGAAACCTATTATAAAGGTGATGTTGTTTTGGTTAATAAGCTTGCTTACGGGGCAAGATTATCTATGAAACTTGGTGATCTACCCTTGTTGTCAATATTTAATCATCAGTTTGGGATCAATGATCTAAATATAAGAGTATTTCCATTAGGAAGCATTAATCATGGCGATGTTATTGTTTTTAATCAACCCAATAACCTTGAAAAATATGTAAAACGATGTACTGGTTTACCTGGCGATTCTTTCGAGATAAAACATAATGTGATATATATTGATGGTAAGGTTCAGAAAGACCCGGAAGCTGTAAGGTATTCATATAAAATATCGGTTAACAATGGAATTTTACCTTTTGATACCCTTAAAAAATATGGTGTTAATACTTACGGCCATTTATGGAGGGAAGGTAATGAAGAACATTATACATTGAGTAAATCGGAAGTGGAGATGTTAAAGGAGTGTAGTTCTGTTCATAAGATTGAAATTGATGATTATCCCAAAGGTGCTCCGGGGCCTAAGTTATTCCCTTCAGGGCGGTATAAATATACTCGTGAGAATTTTGGACCTGTAATAATCCCTTCCAAAGGCATGACAATACTTTTGGACAGTGCGAATATATATTTCTATAGTGATATAATTGTTCGATATGAACATAATAACTTAAGAATTGAAAATAGTGAAATATATATTAATGATAAGAAAAAAAAGTATTACACTTTTCAACAAGATTACTTTTTTGCAATGGGTGATAACCGATATCAATCTTATGATTCAAGATATTGGGGATTTGTGCCCGAAATTAATGTTATGGGTAAAGTAAGTTGTGTTTTATTTTAA
- a CDS encoding FAD-dependent oxidoreductase, protein MRIAVIGAGPVGLSAALALVKHEVSVDIYEATDKVGGMCCSIELWNQKVDLGPHRFFSNDKRVNEFWLDVVGDEYEMVNRQTRIFYKNKFFDYPLKIGNVLSNLGLIESAACVISFWCQKIYKIKDISSFENWVKSRFGNRLYRMFFKTYTEKLWGINCTDLDAAFAAQRIKKLSMYEAVKNAVLKGRGNVHKTLVDEFAYPFNGTGSVYEKMADLINSKGSNIYMNTPVYRILTNTNSVTGIELLNGTVKNYDHIVSSMPYTSMVERLPSLPDNIMQLSKQLTYRNTILVYLLVDSVDLFKDNWLYIHSDNLQMGRITNFRNWSSSLYGKENKSILALEYWCNTEDEMWAYDDNELINLASSEIDNTGLVSHNLIEDGYVYRMNKSYPVYSKGYKEILEPVEQYVSTIKGLYPIGRYGSFKYNNQDHSILMGLMAAENILGNANHNLNEINSDYDTYQESYIVTKTGLVKQ, encoded by the coding sequence ATGAGAATCGCTGTTATTGGAGCTGGACCTGTGGGACTGAGCGCCGCGTTAGCGTTGGTGAAACATGAAGTTTCTGTAGATATTTATGAAGCTACAGATAAGGTGGGTGGTATGTGTTGTTCCATTGAATTATGGAATCAAAAGGTTGATTTAGGTCCACATCGCTTTTTTAGTAATGATAAAAGAGTTAATGAATTCTGGCTTGATGTTGTTGGGGATGAATATGAAATGGTAAATCGCCAAACAAGAATTTTTTATAAGAATAAGTTCTTCGATTATCCTTTAAAAATTGGTAATGTTCTTTCAAATTTAGGATTGATAGAGTCTGCGGCCTGTGTAATAAGCTTTTGGTGTCAAAAGATTTATAAAATTAAAGATATTTCTTCTTTTGAAAATTGGGTTAAAAGTCGTTTTGGAAATCGGCTTTATCGAATGTTTTTCAAAACATATACCGAAAAATTATGGGGTATTAATTGCACAGATTTGGATGCTGCTTTTGCGGCACAACGCATAAAGAAACTTTCGATGTATGAAGCTGTAAAAAATGCAGTTTTAAAAGGTAGAGGTAATGTGCATAAAACGTTAGTTGATGAGTTTGCATATCCTTTTAATGGAACTGGTAGTGTTTATGAAAAGATGGCTGATCTCATTAATAGCAAGGGTAGCAATATATATATGAATACACCAGTTTATCGAATACTCACCAATACAAATAGCGTAACGGGTATAGAGTTGCTAAATGGAACTGTTAAAAACTATGATCATATTGTATCATCCATGCCATACACATCAATGGTTGAAAGATTACCTTCTTTACCTGATAATATTATGCAATTAAGTAAGCAGTTAACTTATCGCAATACCATACTTGTTTATTTATTAGTAGATTCAGTTGATCTGTTTAAAGACAACTGGTTATATATTCATTCTGATAATCTTCAAATGGGCAGGATTACCAATTTTAGAAACTGGAGTTCTTCGTTATATGGCAAAGAAAATAAGAGCATATTGGCATTGGAATATTGGTGTAATACAGAAGATGAAATGTGGGCTTATGACGACAATGAACTAATTAATTTGGCTTCCTCAGAAATTGATAACACTGGTTTGGTATCTCACAATTTAATTGAAGATGGATATGTTTATCGTATGAATAAATCCTATCCGGTTTATAGCAAAGGATATAAAGAAATACTAGAACCTGTAGAGCAATATGTATCTACGATAAAAGGTTTATATCCTATTGGGAGGTATGGATCATTTAAATATAATAATCAGGATCATAGTATATTAATGGGACTTATGGCTGCTGAAAACATTTTGGGTAATGCCAATCATAATTTAAATGAGATTAATTCGGATTATGATACCTACCAGGAGTCATATATTGTAACAAAGACAGGATTAGTTAAACAATAG
- a CDS encoding DUF1573 domain-containing protein gives MKKKYLYSLEILVSLGIVILLIFGFQEFSPLDTDVKDTAVDINQQEIDMGEIKLNHPGTVTFSLKNVGENNLIIWNVEASCGCTNVDWDKKPIKVNHTGQIKVTYDAKYQGVFRKRISVYGNFNQGLITLNIKGCVI, from the coding sequence ATGAAAAAGAAATACTTGTACTCTTTAGAAATATTGGTATCACTTGGTATAGTTATATTATTAATTTTTGGATTTCAAGAGTTCTCACCTTTAGATACTGATGTTAAGGATACTGCTGTTGATATAAACCAACAAGAGATTGATATGGGTGAAATAAAACTTAATCACCCGGGTACCGTGACATTTAGTCTAAAGAATGTTGGTGAGAATAATCTAATTATTTGGAATGTTGAAGCCTCTTGTGGTTGTACCAATGTTGATTGGGATAAAAAACCTATAAAGGTTAATCATACAGGGCAAATAAAAGTTACATATGATGCAAAATATCAAGGGGTATTTAGAAAGCGAATTTCTGTTTATGGAAACTTTAATCAAGGCCTAATAACCTTGAATATCAAAGGTTGTGTGATTTAA
- a CDS encoding DUF4248 domain-containing protein, translating to MVVPRTYLKQELVKKLYPNSISIKSAMQQLRNEIDICPALKQEISDAGSTKCHYYNKQQLLLILEHFSITIEELE from the coding sequence ATGGTAGTCCCAAGAACATATTTAAAACAAGAATTAGTAAAGAAGCTTTATCCAAACAGCATTTCAATTAAGTCAGCAATGCAGCAACTTCGGAATGAAATTGATATATGTCCTGCCTTAAAACAAGAAATTTCAGATGCCGGGAGCACAAAATGCCATTATTACAACAAACAGCAGCTTCTATTAATCCTGGAACATTTTAGTATAACCATTGAAGAGTTGGAGTAA